From Bacteroidota bacterium, the proteins below share one genomic window:
- a CDS encoding T9SS type A sorting domain-containing protein, which produces MTKKMYNVHKTTGIRATARALFFLVALLLGGRTANASHMAGADLTYEYLGNGQYLVTYTLYRDCFGIPAPTSAFMTMSSASCNNFSQSVTLNAVPGTGQEISYACPGTLTTCSGGTAPGFQEWEYSAIVTLPAQCPDWTFSVSDCCRNGAITTIGTPDSYSLYIEAKLNNTVFDNTSPTFTNVPVTFLCIGQDNYYNHGVIDAEGDSLAYFFIPPRDAQNTNLAYQPGYSISNPITSSPAVSIDPVTGDIFTHPTASEVGVIAVLILEYRNGVLIGSVMRDLQVYTVQCNNTLPTATGINGTTNFNASSCAGGQLCFDIITADTDPGDTLTMTWNNGIPGATFTVSGGRLPVGTFCWTPGPGDARPQPYTFTVTVRDNACPSNGVQTYSYSILVGGLNVAVTSTPSVTCFGDLDGSASASANGVPPYSFLWSTTDTTSSISGLGAGTYSVTITDGAGCAGTRSFTITEPAQLSVTASGTTSSCTGGAGQATAAVTGGTPQYDYSWNTSPVQTTETATGLAPGTYTVTVTDNNQCSATATATVTGTDPVLASLVITDATCNGNDGAIEVVVTSGTGPFDYVWNPNVSTGSTATGLTPGMYDVTVTDANGCIANLSGTVNSSGIVASIVSQTDATCSNGDDGSATVAGSGGTAPYSYLWMPNGDTTATVNNLAPGTYTVAVSDYFGCTGYVTVTIGSVNQAPVVDLGPDVTGCIGSTVTLDAGAGFASYLWNDNSTAQTLDVTVDGTYSVLVTDNNGCENFDAVVVNFIQCQTVRPEITPVGGPGIDLFPNPGRNRVQLTVPGVKDTEVTVIVRDILGNVMSFSRENAGHGYIKNLDIKGLAAGIYTVNVTYAGQNETIRLVKE; this is translated from the coding sequence ATGACTAAAAAGATGTACAACGTACACAAAACAACGGGGATTCGCGCGACAGCTCGAGCCCTCTTCTTCCTGGTAGCACTGCTGCTGGGTGGACGGACGGCCAACGCCAGTCACATGGCTGGTGCCGACCTGACGTATGAATACCTGGGCAACGGACAGTACCTTGTGACTTACACATTGTACCGTGACTGTTTCGGTATTCCTGCACCGACATCGGCTTTCATGACGATGAGTTCAGCGTCCTGCAACAACTTCTCGCAGTCCGTTACACTCAACGCGGTACCCGGAACCGGACAGGAAATCTCTTATGCTTGTCCCGGCACACTGACGACCTGTTCGGGTGGTACAGCACCTGGTTTCCAGGAGTGGGAATACTCGGCAATCGTTACGCTTCCGGCTCAGTGTCCTGACTGGACGTTCTCGGTTTCCGATTGTTGCCGCAACGGCGCGATCACGACGATCGGTACGCCCGACAGCTACAGCCTGTACATCGAAGCGAAGTTGAACAACACCGTATTCGACAACACTTCGCCGACCTTTACCAACGTACCGGTTACCTTCCTGTGCATCGGCCAGGATAACTATTACAACCACGGTGTCATTGATGCAGAAGGCGATTCGCTCGCTTACTTCTTCATCCCGCCGCGCGACGCTCAGAACACCAACCTGGCTTACCAGCCGGGCTACTCGATCTCGAACCCGATCACGTCTTCCCCGGCCGTCAGCATTGACCCGGTAACGGGCGACATCTTCACCCACCCGACCGCTTCGGAAGTTGGTGTGATCGCAGTACTGATCCTTGAGTACCGCAATGGTGTACTGATCGGCAGCGTAATGCGCGATCTTCAGGTTTACACGGTGCAGTGCAACAATACCCTGCCGACCGCGACCGGTATCAACGGTACGACCAACTTCAACGCTTCTTCCTGCGCAGGTGGTCAGCTTTGTTTCGACATCATCACGGCGGACACCGATCCCGGTGACACCCTGACCATGACCTGGAACAACGGTATCCCGGGCGCAACCTTTACGGTAAGCGGCGGACGTCTGCCGGTTGGAACCTTCTGCTGGACCCCGGGTCCTGGCGATGCTCGTCCCCAGCCTTACACCTTTACGGTTACGGTACGCGACAACGCTTGTCCTTCCAACGGTGTTCAGACCTACTCCTATTCCATCCTTGTGGGTGGTCTCAATGTAGCGGTTACGAGTACTCCGAGCGTAACCTGCTTCGGAGATCTTGATGGTTCTGCCAGTGCGTCCGCCAATGGCGTTCCTCCGTACAGCTTCCTGTGGTCAACAACCGACACCACTTCCAGCATCTCCGGTCTTGGCGCCGGTACCTACTCTGTAACCATCACCGATGGCGCTGGATGCGCAGGTACCCGCTCTTTCACCATCACCGAGCCGGCTCAATTGTCTGTCACCGCTTCCGGAACCACCTCTTCCTGCACCGGCGGTGCGGGTCAGGCTACCGCTGCAGTAACGGGTGGTACCCCTCAGTATGATTATAGCTGGAACACCAGCCCGGTTCAGACCACTGAAACGGCTACCGGACTTGCTCCCGGCACCTATACGGTGACGGTAACCGACAACAATCAGTGTTCCGCTACGGCTACCGCTACGGTAACCGGTACGGATCCGGTTCTGGCCAGCCTGGTTATCACCGACGCTACCTGTAACGGTAACGATGGTGCGATCGAAGTGGTCGTGACCAGCGGCACGGGTCCGTTCGACTATGTATGGAATCCGAATGTCAGCACCGGAAGCACCGCTACCGGCCTGACTCCTGGCATGTACGATGTAACGGTAACCGACGCCAACGGTTGTATCGCCAACCTGAGCGGAACGGTTAACTCGAGCGGCATTGTCGCTTCGATCGTCAGCCAGACCGACGCTACCTGTTCGAACGGTGATGATGGCTCTGCCACGGTTGCCGGTTCGGGTGGTACTGCTCCTTACTCCTACCTGTGGATGCCGAACGGTGACACCACCGCTACGGTTAACAACCTCGCTCCTGGCACCTATACGGTTGCCGTATCCGACTACTTCGGTTGCACCGGCTACGTGACAGTAACGATTGGTTCCGTCAACCAGGCTCCGGTTGTTGATCTTGGTCCGGATGTGACCGGCTGCATCGGTTCTACGGTTACCCTCGACGCTGGTGCCGGTTTCGCATCCTATCTGTGGAACGACAACTCCACCGCTCAAACGCTGGATGTCACGGTTGATGGTACGTACTCCGTACTCGTCACCGACAACAACGGCTGCGAGAACTTCGACGCAGTGGTCGTAAACTTCATCCAGTGCCAGACGGTTCGTCCTGAAATCACCCCGGTGGGTGGACCTGGCATCGACCTCTTCCCGAACCCTGGCCGCAACCGTGTACAACTGACGGTTCCGGGTGTTAAGGATACGGAAGTAACGGTCATCGTACGCGATATCCTGGGTAACGTGATGTCCTTCTCCCGTGAGAACGCCGGTCACGGTTACATCAAGAACCTTGACATCAAGGGCCTCGCTGCCGGTATCTATACGGTTAACGTAACGTACGCCGGTCAGAACGAGACCATCCGACTCGTCAAAGAATAA
- a CDS encoding SAM-dependent chlorinase/fluorinase, translating to MAFLTLITDWGLRDHYVASFKGKLLSRSADLGIIDISHEIDPFNTLHAAFVLRNAYSAFPTGTVHYIGLDGAGNSAQDEPGRDYLIVTANGHHFVGVDSGIFSLLLGEEEKKIHRLPIDPIRTGHREVQDQLVDVLIKLCTGKHPRQLGLEVDHLLPSFFAQPTVDPGGIRGALVYVDGFGNSIFNISRELFERERKDRSYSILLRRANYTVRQIMHDYGSVETGEIVALFNQDGYLEIAINRDNASKLLGLKQFDTLRIEFHD from the coding sequence ATGGCTTTCCTTACGCTTATTACTGATTGGGGATTACGCGATCATTACGTCGCTTCATTCAAAGGCAAGCTGCTCTCCCGATCCGCTGATCTCGGCATCATCGATATTTCTCACGAGATCGATCCGTTCAATACCCTGCACGCTGCATTCGTCTTACGCAACGCGTATTCCGCATTTCCGACCGGTACGGTCCATTACATCGGACTGGACGGCGCCGGAAATTCGGCACAAGACGAGCCAGGGCGTGACTATCTGATCGTGACAGCGAACGGACATCACTTTGTCGGAGTCGACAGTGGAATATTCTCCCTGCTGTTGGGCGAGGAGGAAAAGAAAATTCATCGCCTGCCGATCGATCCGATTCGTACGGGGCACCGGGAAGTGCAGGACCAACTGGTCGATGTCCTGATAAAACTCTGTACCGGCAAGCATCCGCGTCAACTCGGCCTGGAGGTCGACCATCTTTTACCGAGTTTCTTTGCTCAGCCGACCGTTGATCCGGGTGGCATACGCGGCGCACTCGTTTATGTGGATGGCTTCGGAAACAGCATTTTCAATATTTCCCGCGAACTCTTTGAACGCGAACGAAAGGACCGGTCCTATTCGATATTGCTGAGGCGAGCCAATTACACGGTCCGGCAGATCATGCATGATTACGGATCGGTTGAAACCGGTGAGATCGTCGCCCTGTTCAATCAGGACGGGTATTTAGAGATCGCCATCAATCGTGACAATGCATCCAAACTGCTTGGCTTAAAACAATTTGACACCCTACGCATCGAGTTTCATGATTAA
- a CDS encoding Gldg family protein → MSSGKQRKDSLLRLIASLVILVSVNIIGSFLFFRIDLTVEKRYSISDASRELAGSLNDVVYFKVYLDGELPPGFRRLRNATREMLDEFRIYAGGNIEYEFVDPSAEPEENKRLELYKQLARKGLLPTNLEEREKGGSSQKIIFPGAVASFGSEEIPVQLLKSRLGSSPEEMLNISVENLEYEIAGVLRRFTRTGGAPRIGFLRGHGELDNKHISDAARA, encoded by the coding sequence ATGAGTTCGGGCAAGCAACGCAAGGATAGTCTGCTTCGGCTGATCGCCTCCCTGGTGATCCTGGTCTCGGTCAACATCATCGGTAGCTTTCTCTTTTTCCGGATCGATCTGACCGTTGAAAAGCGATACAGCATCAGTGATGCTTCACGCGAACTGGCCGGCTCGCTGAATGATGTGGTTTATTTCAAAGTTTACCTTGATGGCGAACTACCACCGGGATTCCGGCGGCTTCGCAATGCTACCCGGGAAATGCTCGATGAATTCAGGATCTACGCGGGCGGCAATATCGAATATGAGTTCGTCGACCCTTCCGCCGAACCGGAGGAAAATAAACGACTGGAACTCTACAAGCAATTAGCCAGGAAAGGTCTGCTCCCAACCAATTTGGAGGAACGTGAAAAAGGCGGGAGCAGTCAGAAGATCATATTCCCCGGCGCCGTCGCCTCCTTCGGAAGCGAGGAAATCCCTGTGCAATTGCTGAAGAGCCGGCTAGGCAGCTCGCCCGAAGAGATGTTGAACATTTCGGTCGAAAACCTGGAGTATGAGATCGCGGGAGTGTTACGTCGCTTCACCCGCACCGGCGGAGCCCCGCGTATCGGCTTCCTGCGCGGTCACGGCGAATTGGACAACAAGCATATTTCCGACGCAGCGCGCGCTTGA
- a CDS encoding T9SS type A sorting domain-containing protein: protein MQHLFETTPRNLTLGLLALVVAAFTSSSPVNAEAPGALPLTGIDGTDRYSATVCAGSSICFDVFTQPDKDVQIRRWVGDLPNALFELLNAQGNSGHLCWTPGEQDAREEPYRFTIFAGTENTEVPVEYTLLVPHIQIRSVTKEISCKGMDDGQILLESIPAVDEYFYTWSDTPGQTPERDHLKAGSYLVVISDPNGCSIEREFVLDEPEALTTKYTVIPSDCRIVNGRIKLEVSGGTWPYQYDWNGLSGSEPELGPVAEGYYGLALTDANGCSLRDRIHVPSAALMVQNAKIQPASCPEQADGSASITINGGTAPYEIEWFPYGGSAQHAAALTAGLYTVQVADAAGCSATLELSIEARSQSPKLEMPATIEFCQGSQVALSAGNAWHTVEWSDGSRHSSLSVNRAGKYSVSVTDDHGCQQQSTIVATAVNCNDQRSARPTDSPLLRVSPNPAGDLTTVLLDPEYPEGTTLFLSDALGRQLQVITPRRDGAEIEIPLRNYPAGTYLLTILQPSGSETIRLIKY from the coding sequence GTGCAACATCTATTTGAAACTACTCCCCGTAATTTAACGCTTGGTCTTCTCGCACTTGTTGTTGCTGCATTCACCTCATCAAGTCCGGTAAACGCGGAAGCTCCCGGAGCACTTCCACTCACGGGAATCGATGGTACGGATCGTTACTCAGCAACCGTTTGCGCAGGCAGCAGCATCTGCTTTGATGTATTCACTCAACCCGATAAGGACGTGCAGATCCGACGCTGGGTGGGGGATCTTCCCAACGCCCTGTTTGAGCTGTTAAACGCGCAAGGAAACAGCGGTCATTTATGCTGGACGCCGGGCGAACAGGATGCACGCGAGGAGCCTTATCGCTTCACCATTTTCGCAGGGACTGAAAACACAGAAGTTCCCGTGGAGTACACCTTACTGGTCCCGCACATCCAGATCAGAAGCGTGACGAAGGAGATCAGTTGCAAAGGAATGGATGATGGTCAGATCCTACTGGAATCAATCCCTGCAGTTGATGAGTATTTCTACACCTGGAGCGACACCCCTGGACAAACTCCGGAGCGAGATCATTTGAAAGCCGGCAGCTACTTAGTCGTTATCAGCGACCCGAACGGATGTTCCATTGAAAGAGAATTCGTGCTGGATGAACCAGAAGCGTTGACCACGAAATACACGGTGATTCCCTCCGATTGCCGAATAGTCAACGGCCGAATCAAACTGGAAGTATCAGGTGGAACATGGCCATACCAGTATGACTGGAACGGCTTGTCCGGATCCGAACCTGAATTGGGTCCCGTAGCGGAAGGGTATTATGGATTAGCCTTAACCGATGCGAATGGATGCAGTCTTCGGGACCGCATTCATGTTCCGTCAGCAGCACTGATGGTACAAAATGCCAAGATCCAGCCAGCCTCCTGCCCGGAACAAGCGGACGGTAGCGCGTCCATTACAATCAATGGTGGCACTGCTCCTTATGAGATCGAGTGGTTTCCTTACGGCGGATCAGCACAGCATGCAGCAGCGCTCACTGCCGGACTTTATACCGTTCAGGTTGCCGATGCCGCCGGATGCTCCGCTACACTGGAATTGTCGATCGAAGCAAGATCCCAAAGTCCAAAGCTGGAGATGCCGGCTACCATTGAATTCTGTCAAGGTAGTCAGGTCGCGCTATCAGCCGGGAATGCATGGCATACGGTTGAATGGAGCGATGGCAGCCGACATAGTTCCTTGTCGGTCAACCGGGCCGGAAAATATTCCGTATCCGTCACCGATGATCATGGTTGTCAACAGCAATCGACGATCGTGGCAACCGCAGTGAATTGCAATGATCAACGTTCGGCACGTCCGACCGACTCTCCCCTGCTACGGGTTTCGCCGAATCCTGCTGGTGATTTGACAACGGTACTGCTGGACCCTGAATATCCGGAAGGCACAACCCTGTTTTTATCAGACGCACTTGGCCGACAATTGCAAGTGATTACACCGCGGCGTGATGGCGCTGAGATTGAAATCCCTTTGCGCAACTACCCGGCAGGAACTTACCTGCTGACGATCCTTCAGCCTTCCGGCAGCGAGACCATCCGGTTGATAAAGTACTGA
- a CDS encoding antibiotic biosynthesis monooxygenase, which produces MINRLVKLSFHAEDAGKFTELFREVSGKIRAFPGCLHLELWEDLREKGVFFTFSQWDSEASLDHYRFSPLFKSVWAHVKPLFKAPAEAWSVRKNPVDS; this is translated from the coding sequence ATGATTAACCGGTTGGTCAAGCTTAGTTTTCACGCGGAGGATGCAGGGAAGTTCACGGAGCTATTTCGGGAAGTTTCCGGGAAGATCCGGGCATTCCCGGGCTGTCTGCACCTTGAATTATGGGAAGATTTACGTGAAAAAGGCGTTTTTTTCACGTTTTCTCAATGGGATTCGGAAGCTTCCCTGGACCATTACCGGTTTTCCCCCCTTTTCAAGTCCGTTTGGGCGCATGTTAAGCCCCTTTTTAAGGCTCCTGCGGAAGCCTGGAGTGTTCGCAAGAATCCGGTGGATTCTTGA
- a CDS encoding phosphoribosylaminoimidazolesuccinocarboxamide synthase translates to MMHAMQATAVSTTDFNFPGQSAFYRGKVRDVYTIDGKYLVMIVTDRISAFDVVLPRPIPHKGAVLNQIAAKMLQATADIVPNWVIDVPDPNVTIGRVCSTFKVEMVIRGYLSGHAARTYASGGRVLCGVALPEGMKENDRFPTPIITPTTKAAAGHDEDISREDIIAKGIVSEEDYTRIESYTQQLFKRGSEIAASHGLILVDTKYEFGKDEDGTIRLIDEIHTPDSSRYFYADGYAERQAKGEQQKQLSKEFVRQWLIANGFQGRAGESVPEMPDTWLDEISSRYIELYEKLTGESFTPAPPGDPQERIEYNVRRALSLLGYQSD, encoded by the coding sequence ATGATGCACGCTATGCAGGCAACGGCAGTCAGCACGACGGACTTTAATTTCCCCGGCCAGTCCGCTTTTTACCGGGGCAAGGTGCGGGATGTCTATACGATCGATGGTAAATACCTGGTCATGATCGTTACGGATCGGATATCCGCGTTCGATGTGGTGCTTCCGCGTCCCATTCCTCATAAAGGGGCCGTGCTCAATCAGATCGCAGCGAAGATGCTGCAGGCAACGGCGGATATTGTTCCGAATTGGGTGATCGATGTCCCGGATCCGAATGTGACGATCGGACGGGTTTGCAGTACGTTTAAAGTGGAGATGGTCATTCGGGGCTACCTCTCCGGCCATGCCGCACGCACCTATGCTTCGGGTGGCCGCGTACTTTGTGGTGTGGCACTCCCGGAAGGGATGAAGGAGAATGACCGTTTTCCCACACCGATCATCACGCCCACAACAAAGGCTGCTGCAGGACACGACGAGGATATCAGCCGGGAAGACATCATCGCTAAAGGAATCGTTTCGGAAGAAGATTATACCAGGATCGAATCCTATACGCAACAATTGTTCAAACGCGGATCCGAGATCGCAGCATCACACGGTCTGATCCTCGTAGATACCAAGTACGAGTTCGGAAAGGACGAGGATGGCACGATCCGTTTGATCGATGAGATCCACACACCCGACAGTTCACGTTATTTCTACGCCGACGGCTACGCGGAGCGTCAGGCAAAGGGAGAACAACAAAAGCAACTCTCTAAAGAATTCGTACGCCAGTGGCTGATCGCTAACGGCTTCCAGGGCAGAGCGGGGGAGTCGGTGCCGGAAATGCCGGATACCTGGCTAGACGAGATCAGCAGTCGCTACATTGAGCTCTACGAAAAGCTGACCGGGGAGTCGTTCACCCCGGCCCCTCCCGGCGATCCGCAGGAACGCATTGAATATAATGTTCGCCGGGCATTGAGCCTGCTCGGCTACCAGTCCGACTGA
- a CDS encoding PhoH family protein: MSEVIIPIDTFNPVEFFGVNDANLDIIRKNFPELKLVARGNEIKVIGDEKNIHLFSEKINKLIQHYQKVGSLTPDNVLHFLGDRDGAAPPPSPQTADVLVFGQNGLMVRARTANQKRMVESSEKNDVVFAIGPAGTGKTYTAVALAVRALKNREIKRIILTRPAVEAGENLGFLPGDLKEKIDPYLRPLYDALYDMIPSDKVKSYIENGIIEVAPLAFMRGRTLDNAFVILDEAQNATESQLKMFLTRMGPSAKFIVTGDVTQIDLPKHQPSGLVQAIKILSNVRGIDFIYLDAQDVVRHRLVKEIIEAYNKDR; this comes from the coding sequence GTGAGTGAAGTAATCATTCCTATCGACACGTTCAACCCGGTGGAATTTTTCGGTGTGAACGATGCGAACCTCGACATCATCCGAAAGAATTTTCCCGAACTCAAACTGGTTGCTCGTGGCAATGAGATCAAGGTCATCGGCGATGAGAAGAACATCCACCTCTTCAGCGAAAAGATCAACAAGCTGATCCAGCACTACCAGAAGGTCGGGAGCCTGACACCCGATAACGTGCTCCATTTCCTGGGCGACCGGGATGGCGCCGCACCACCACCCAGCCCACAGACGGCCGATGTCCTCGTCTTTGGCCAGAACGGACTCATGGTCCGCGCCCGTACGGCTAACCAGAAACGAATGGTGGAGTCGTCCGAAAAGAACGACGTGGTGTTCGCGATCGGCCCCGCCGGTACCGGTAAGACCTATACCGCTGTCGCCCTCGCAGTACGTGCACTGAAGAACCGGGAGATCAAGCGTATCATCCTCACCCGTCCGGCAGTGGAAGCCGGGGAGAACCTGGGCTTTCTGCCCGGCGACCTCAAGGAAAAGATCGATCCGTATCTCCGTCCGCTCTATGATGCCCTTTACGATATGATCCCTTCCGATAAGGTGAAGTCCTACATCGAGAACGGAATCATCGAAGTAGCGCCGCTGGCCTTCATGCGTGGTAGAACACTCGACAATGCCTTTGTCATCCTCGACGAGGCCCAGAACGCAACCGAGAGCCAGTTGAAGATGTTCCTCACCCGTATGGGACCTTCAGCCAAGTTCATCGTCACGGGTGATGTGACGCAGATCGATCTGCCCAAACACCAACCGTCCGGACTGGTGCAGGCCATCAAGATACTGTCCAATGTGCGGGGTATCGATTTCATCTATCTCGACGCGCAGGATGTCGTTCGCCACCGTCTGGTGAAGGAGATCATCGAAGCGTATAACAAGGACCGCTGA
- the gldF gene encoding gliding motility-associated ABC transporter permease subunit GldF, which produces MYALFRKELSSFLGSLTGYLVMTVFLLSVGILLWIFPDTSFSIPDNRIAALDGLFIVAPWLFLFLIPAISMRMFSEEQKTGTLELLLTRPLSEFQLVFAKFLAAFVLVVLSLIPTLIYYFTVYRLAVPAGNVDTAGIAGSYIGLLFLSSGFVAIGIFCSAQTNNQVVAFLFALILCYFFYAGFDAFALLGIPVRLQNILSQLGIANHYAAMSRGVMDSRDLLYFVSLTTCFLLLARFTLEKRKWS; this is translated from the coding sequence GTGTACGCACTCTTTCGTAAAGAACTATCGAGCTTTCTGGGATCCCTGACCGGGTACCTGGTGATGACCGTTTTCCTGTTGTCGGTCGGAATACTCCTGTGGATTTTTCCGGATACTTCCTTCAGCATTCCGGATAACCGGATCGCCGCCCTGGACGGCTTGTTCATCGTCGCGCCCTGGTTGTTCCTGTTCCTGATCCCGGCGATCAGCATGCGGATGTTTTCCGAAGAGCAGAAGACCGGAACACTTGAACTCCTGCTAACGCGTCCCCTGAGCGAATTTCAATTGGTCTTCGCAAAGTTCCTCGCCGCGTTCGTCTTGGTGGTGTTGTCGTTGATTCCTACCCTGATCTACTACTTCACGGTCTACCGTTTGGCGGTTCCAGCCGGTAATGTTGACACGGCAGGCATAGCGGGTTCTTACATCGGATTATTGTTCCTGTCCTCCGGCTTCGTGGCAATCGGCATCTTTTGCTCGGCGCAAACGAACAATCAGGTCGTCGCGTTCTTGTTCGCGCTGATCCTCTGTTACTTCTTCTACGCCGGATTCGACGCATTCGCCTTGTTAGGAATTCCTGTACGGTTGCAGAACATCCTGTCGCAGTTGGGAATCGCCAATCACTATGCCGCGATGAGTCGAGGCGTGATGGATTCCCGCGACTTGCTCTATTTCGTCAGCCTGACCACCTGCTTCCTGCTACTTGCCCGCTTCACGCTCGAAAAAAGAAAATGGTCATGA